A region of Vitis vinifera cultivar Pinot Noir 40024 chromosome 13, ASM3070453v1 DNA encodes the following proteins:
- the LOC104877909 gene encoding cysteine desulfurase, mitochondrial → MGVIVCESYGSRLSYISLSSEMLAEVDSAGEAFGKQQDTEHAVDSSWKGEYLPRNISIKGIVRFYNEKQRHVITTQMEHKCVRDSRPHLQQEGFEITYMFAWSGGYVNIDLMQSANQSDTGLMSVMTVEEIRNICGELGVLSYTDVAQAFGKVPVDVQKMRKMNLRSRIVFHYYPCTDI, encoded by the exons ATGGGTGTGATTGTGTGTGAATCATATGGTTCACGCTTAAGTTATATCTCGTTATCGTCTGAGATGCTTGCTGAAGTTGATAGTGCTGGCGAAGCCTTTGGGAAGCAACAGGATACTGAGCATGCAGTTGACAGTTCATGGAAAGGGGAATATTTGCCTAGAAA CATCTCCATCAAAGGCATCGTGCGCTTCTACAATGAGAAGCAGCGCCATGTCATCACCACACAAATGGAACACAAGTGTGTTCGTGACTCTCGCCCTCATTTACAACAGGAAGGTTTTGAGATCACATATATGTTTGCATGGTCTGGTGGGTATGttaatattgatttaatgcAGTCCGCAAATCAGTCCGATACTGGGCTCATGTCGGTGATGACGGTTGAAGAAATAAGGAATATATGTGGTGAATTAGGTGTTCTGTCTTATACTGATGTGGCTCAAGCTTTTGGCAAGGTTCCCGTTGATGTACAGAAgatgagaaaaatgaatttaaggTCACGTATAGTGTTCCATTATTACCCTTGCACGGATATTTGA